One Williamwhitmania taraxaci genomic window, CGCTGCGCCACGTTGCTCTCGTAAATGCCCGTTTTGGCATCCCTGTTCCTGCGAATCTCCCGGGATATCACGGAAGGGCTTCGGTTGATAAACAGGGCTATTTCTTTTTGTAGCTTGCCTTGCTGTAGCATGAGGGTAATTACATACCTTTGCTCTTGGTTGATGTGCGCCATTACAACTTATTTTTAGAGGACTTAGGGGGTAAAGAACCACATTTTTTCCATCGGAGAAGCGAAGGTGAGTAATTCTCATCTTCCTGTTCTGAAAAAATGCAATTCCTTTCTCTCCAATCAATCCTATAAGTTGCATTTGTTACTTGAATTTAGGATTTATTTCAGTAAGTTTTTTGCAGATTTCTATATGAAGCCAAATAGACAAGTTGTGTAATCTTGATTGATAGCCTGTCAATTTTAAATCACCATCTTCAATAACAAAGTCACCGTTTTCAATGGCTAAATCATTATCTCCATCTTTGTCAATGTCCTTGATTAAATAGTGAATGTCTTTATAAAGAACTTCAATGAAATTTTCATTTTCCTTTCCAAATGGTTCAAGTACTTTGTCAATGAACTCGTCCAATGATTTTTTATCAGTGTTTCTAATTTCTTCTATTAAATTTAAGTAATCGTTTCGTTTTAACATAACTGCCCTAATCTTGTATTGCATTTAAAGCACCATTATTAAAATATAAATAAGTTCCCCAACCATAAACCCATTGTTCAGATGTTAGACCTCGTACAATTGTTCTGTTTATGTTTATTGGATGCCCCCAAGCTGCAATACACATTTCATTGTTCATTCCTAATATAACTTTTCCATCAGCAATATATCCGCCCATTTTTTGACCCCATTTAGCAACACAATCATTTTTGAACTTCGCTCTTTCAAGCTGCTCTTGCTTTTTTCGTTCTTCTTGTTCTTTTTTCCTTTCTTCTTCTTTTTTCTTTTTTTCCAGTTCTTGTTTTACAAATTCAGTCTCAAGCATAAAATAATCACTGATAAGTCCACTTTCTAAGTCAATTTTCACTTCTTTATCGCCATTTTTTAGAAAATAAAAACAATTTAAATAATATGAGTCTTTTGATTCTATAAAACTTATATCAGAACAAGTCCAAACCTCTCCATATTTTATATTAATCATTGCACCTGTGTTTACATCAATTAAGTT contains:
- a CDS encoding helix-turn-helix domain-containing protein; this translates as MAHINQEQRYVITLMLQQGKLQKEIALFINRSPSVISREIRRNRDAKTGIYESNVAQR